The proteins below are encoded in one region of Streptomyces marianii:
- a CDS encoding malate dehydrogenase, whose protein sequence is MGAAPSTAVGVLGAGHLGSAIANALVLREVTRRVVLYDRVRARAEGEGWDIADAVSHLREQDVRVTDDLRHLSEVGVVVVAVGPTVATGQDRLELFGVNAPIIKDVVASLDAVAPEAVVVIVSNPVELLTRVMLEHTHRPPNLVLGSGTVNDTARLRYALGRRIGVDHANVHAYVIGEHGQSAFVVWSSALIGGVPVTAFPAGPGIGWDEAKKDLESFTHSRGAEIHRRKGHTSFGTATAVAALVQSVVRDEKHILPVSCLAASGYGLPPGTVVSLPCVVGASGAERCLVLPMDESESARLNSSYAGLQAAYDHNPL, encoded by the coding sequence ATGGGGGCTGCGCCGAGTACGGCGGTGGGCGTGTTGGGTGCCGGGCATCTGGGCTCGGCGATTGCCAATGCTCTCGTCCTGCGGGAGGTGACCCGCCGGGTGGTGCTGTACGACCGTGTGCGCGCGCGTGCTGAGGGCGAGGGCTGGGACATCGCGGACGCGGTGTCGCATCTACGGGAGCAGGACGTGAGGGTCACGGACGACCTGCGCCACCTGTCCGAGGTGGGTGTCGTGGTGGTGGCGGTGGGGCCGACCGTGGCCACCGGCCAGGACAGGCTTGAGCTGTTCGGCGTGAACGCCCCCATCATCAAGGACGTGGTGGCATCACTCGATGCGGTGGCGCCCGAGGCGGTCGTCGTCATCGTCAGCAATCCCGTCGAGCTGCTGACCAGAGTCATGCTGGAACACACGCACCGCCCACCGAATCTGGTGCTGGGCAGCGGGACGGTGAACGACACGGCTCGCCTCCGGTACGCGTTGGGACGGCGGATAGGCGTCGACCACGCCAACGTCCACGCCTACGTCATCGGGGAGCACGGGCAGAGCGCGTTCGTCGTCTGGTCGTCGGCTCTCATCGGCGGAGTCCCGGTTACGGCGTTCCCGGCCGGCCCCGGCATCGGCTGGGACGAGGCGAAGAAGGATCTGGAGTCGTTCACCCATTCCAGGGGAGCGGAGATCCACCGGCGGAAGGGCCATACGAGCTTCGGGACGGCTACGGCGGTTGCGGCGCTGGTGCAGTCGGTGGTAAGGGACGAGAAACACATCCTGCCTGTTTCGTGCCTGGCGGCGTCAGGTTATGGCCTTCCACCCGGAACGGTCGTCTCCCTGCCCTGCGTGGTGGGCGCGTCAGGGGCTGAGCGGTGCCTCGTCCTTCCCATGGACGAATCGGAATCAGCGCGCCTGAACTCGTCCTACGCCGGCCTCCAAGCTGCCTACGATCACAACCCGTTGTGA
- a CDS encoding transposase: MASRKRIYDAEFREGAVRIVTETGKPIPEVAEDLGIHPGTLHGWVSRARRSGSSSSSDRPAAEPPGGRLRESERAELERLRTEAGEKDKRIRELEMELPDLVVKR, from the coding sequence ATGGCATCCAGGAAGCGCATCTACGACGCTGAGTTCCGTGAGGGGGCGGTGCGGATCGTGACGGAGACCGGGAAGCCGATTCCGGAGGTGGCCGAGGATCTGGGCATCCATCCCGGAACGCTGCACGGCTGGGTGTCGCGGGCGAGGCGTAGCGGGTCGTCGTCGTCGTCGGACCGGCCGGCGGCCGAGCCGCCGGGTGGCCGGCTGCGGGAGAGCGAGCGGGCGGAGCTGGAGCGGCTGCGGACCGAGGCCGGGGAGAAGGACAAACGCATCCGTGAGCTGGAGATGGAGCTTCCCGATCTCGTTGTCAAGCGGTAG
- a CDS encoding S-4TM family putative pore-forming effector: MAAPGTSILHRQNDPDLLLLLKAASVSHSRAKRLALAHIWLSLLLAAVGVAGVFVPALETPGTLLGLMWALAYAAGARLRGITEKRRAALLQEMFDVRLLGLPWNTVLGGGPAVPAQEVGRVARGYRASEERLRDYFYEATALQRPLDVLACQLQTLGWGARVRRRYATAVTYGLLVWSLAGVVTGLAGSMTVSDLLLHWFVPSLGLLLLGVETAAAQWDTAGAREHAQAVVMDAMRAHVSRGCPAENVPELLQLARQVQDVLLQTRLQQVRVPDWFFRRFQSNDREDFVQAMRELDRLGADPTV; encoded by the coding sequence TTGGCCGCACCGGGAACATCGATTCTCCACCGGCAGAACGACCCCGACCTGCTGCTCTTGCTCAAGGCGGCCTCCGTCTCCCACAGCCGGGCCAAACGGCTTGCCCTGGCGCACATCTGGCTCTCGCTGCTCCTGGCGGCGGTTGGCGTGGCAGGCGTGTTCGTCCCCGCCCTGGAGACACCGGGCACCCTGCTCGGTCTGATGTGGGCACTCGCGTACGCGGCGGGGGCGCGGTTGCGGGGCATCACGGAGAAGCGGCGGGCGGCCCTGCTCCAGGAAATGTTCGATGTACGTCTGCTCGGGCTCCCGTGGAACACCGTCCTCGGGGGTGGCCCGGCGGTCCCCGCCCAGGAGGTGGGCCGCGTGGCTCGTGGGTACAGAGCGTCAGAGGAACGGCTGCGCGACTACTTCTACGAAGCAACCGCGTTGCAGCGCCCGTTGGACGTCCTCGCCTGCCAGTTGCAAACCCTCGGCTGGGGTGCCCGGGTGCGTCGACGGTACGCCACGGCCGTCACGTACGGACTGCTGGTCTGGAGCCTGGCCGGTGTCGTGACGGGGCTGGCAGGCTCGATGACGGTGTCCGACCTGCTGCTCCACTGGTTCGTGCCTTCGCTGGGACTTCTCCTGCTCGGGGTGGAGACCGCTGCCGCGCAGTGGGACACCGCCGGGGCTCGTGAACACGCACAGGCGGTGGTCATGGATGCCATGCGTGCACACGTCTCGCGCGGGTGCCCCGCCGAGAATGTGCCTGAACTGCTCCAACTGGCCCGGCAGGTCCAGGACGTGCTCCTCCAGACTCGGCTGCAACAGGTCCGAGTGCCCGACTGGTTCTTCCGACGATTCCAGAGCAATGACCGAGAGGACTTCGTCCAGGCGATGCGAGAACTGGATCGCCTGGGCGCTGACCCGACGGTCTGA
- a CDS encoding SDR family oxidoreductase: protein MTSVAGSTVLVTGGSRGIGRALVESLCNRGARKVYATARDPRSVTHPEAVPLPLEVTDPASVAAAAERARDITILINNAGTTLRASLLTSPVDDIRHEFETNFYGPLNMTRAFVPIIQANGGGHLLNVHSVLSWIASPDLEAYSASKAALWSQTNALRLELRSRGINVTGLHVGCVDTDLSAHIDTPKTSPGSVAEQALDGIETDAYEVLADDRSRQVKTGLAEGLASLYPELAG from the coding sequence ATGACCTCCGTCGCAGGTTCGACAGTCCTCGTCACCGGGGGCAGTCGAGGCATCGGCCGGGCCCTGGTCGAGTCTCTCTGCAACCGAGGCGCCAGGAAGGTCTACGCCACCGCCCGTGACCCGCGGAGCGTCACCCACCCCGAGGCGGTCCCACTACCCCTGGAGGTCACCGACCCCGCGTCAGTGGCCGCCGCGGCGGAGCGGGCGCGCGACATCACAATCCTGATCAACAACGCCGGCACGACCCTCAGAGCGTCGCTCCTGACCTCACCGGTGGACGACATCCGCCACGAGTTCGAGACCAACTTCTACGGCCCGTTGAATATGACCAGGGCGTTCGTCCCGATCATCCAGGCCAATGGCGGCGGCCATCTGCTCAATGTGCACTCCGTCCTGTCCTGGATCGCCTCCCCCGACTTGGAGGCCTACAGTGCCTCGAAGGCCGCGCTGTGGTCCCAGACCAACGCGCTGCGCCTGGAACTACGGTCGCGCGGCATCAACGTCACCGGGCTGCACGTCGGTTGCGTCGACACCGACCTCTCGGCGCACATCGACACACCGAAGACGTCGCCAGGAAGCGTTGCGGAGCAGGCGCTGGACGGAATCGAAACCGACGCCTACGAAGTGCTGGCCGACGACAGGTCCCGGCAGGTCAAGACGGGCCTGGCCGAGGGACTTGCCTCCCTGTACCCGGAACTGGCGGGCTGA
- a CDS encoding ABC transporter ATP-binding protein, which yields MPAADSLRTPDPRPPAARTPETAPPGPTERPHELRRVLGLFRPYRGRIALVGLLVGASSLVAVASPFLLREILDTAIPQGRTGLLGLLAMGMIVIALVSGVFDVLQTLLSTTVGQRVMHDLRTSVYERLQKVPLTFFTRTRSGEVQSRIANDIGAMQATVSSTATSLVSNFTTVVATVVAMLALDWRLTALSLLLLPFFSWISFRVGRERKKITARRQKQLASMAAVVADSLSIGGVLLGRTMGRSESLTEAFTEESGKVARLQVSSSMAGRWRMASISIAMAAMPALVYWAAGLALHTGVATLSIGTLVAFVTLQQGLFRPVVKLLSIGVSIQASLALFTRVFEYLDLPTTVTERKYPVQLARPRGEVRFEGVDFAYDPSNEPTLQDIDLRVPAGTSLGVVGATGSGKSTLGHLVPRLYDVSAGRVTLDGVDVRDLGFDTLSRTVGVVSQETHLFHASVEENLRFAAPEATDEQLVEAARAARIHDHIVSLPDGYDTVVGERGHRFSGGEKQRLALARTMLRNPRILILDEATSALDTRTEHAVQQAIEALSAGRTTITIAHRLSTVRGADRIVVLHDGRIVEQGTHEELVERDGRYSELARRDAEPIPVAV from the coding sequence ATGCCCGCCGCAGACTCCCTCAGGACCCCGGACCCCCGTCCACCCGCCGCCCGCACTCCCGAAACCGCCCCGCCCGGCCCCACCGAGCGGCCCCACGAACTCCGTCGTGTCCTGGGCCTCTTCCGGCCCTACCGAGGGCGCATCGCCCTCGTCGGCCTCCTGGTCGGAGCCTCCTCGCTGGTGGCCGTCGCCTCACCCTTCCTGTTGCGCGAGATCCTGGACACCGCGATACCCCAGGGGCGCACCGGGCTGCTCGGCCTCCTGGCCATGGGCATGATCGTGATCGCCCTGGTGTCGGGCGTCTTCGACGTGCTCCAGACATTGCTGTCCACCACGGTCGGTCAGCGGGTCATGCACGATCTCCGGACTTCCGTCTACGAGCGTTTGCAGAAGGTTCCCCTGACCTTCTTCACACGAACCCGCAGCGGCGAGGTGCAGTCCCGAATCGCCAACGACATCGGCGCGATGCAGGCCACTGTCTCGTCCACGGCCACATCCCTGGTCTCCAATTTCACCACGGTGGTGGCCACGGTGGTGGCGATGCTGGCACTCGACTGGCGGCTGACCGCTCTGTCCCTGCTGCTGCTCCCGTTCTTCTCCTGGATCAGCTTCCGGGTGGGCCGCGAACGCAAGAAGATCACCGCCCGCCGCCAGAAGCAGCTGGCCTCCATGGCGGCTGTCGTCGCGGACTCCCTCTCCATCGGAGGCGTCCTGCTGGGCCGGACCATGGGACGGTCGGAATCGCTGACCGAAGCCTTCACGGAGGAATCCGGGAAGGTGGCTCGCCTGCAGGTCAGCTCAAGCATGGCGGGACGCTGGCGGATGGCGTCCATCAGCATCGCCATGGCGGCCATGCCCGCTCTCGTCTACTGGGCCGCGGGGCTCGCCCTGCACACTGGTGTCGCCACCCTCTCGATCGGGACGCTGGTGGCCTTCGTGACGTTGCAGCAGGGGCTGTTCCGTCCCGTGGTGAAACTGCTGTCGATCGGTGTGAGCATCCAGGCATCTCTGGCGCTCTTCACGCGGGTCTTCGAGTACCTGGACCTTCCGACGACCGTCACCGAGCGGAAGTACCCCGTCCAGTTGGCCCGACCGCGAGGCGAAGTGCGGTTCGAGGGCGTCGACTTCGCCTACGACCCGAGCAACGAGCCGACTCTGCAGGACATCGACCTCCGCGTACCGGCCGGGACATCCCTCGGAGTGGTGGGTGCGACGGGCTCGGGCAAGAGCACGCTCGGACACCTGGTACCCCGCCTCTACGACGTCAGCGCGGGCCGGGTGACCCTCGACGGCGTCGATGTCCGCGACCTCGGCTTCGACACCCTGTCCCGGACCGTGGGGGTGGTCTCCCAGGAGACGCACCTCTTCCACGCGTCCGTGGAGGAGAACCTCCGCTTCGCGGCTCCGGAGGCGACGGACGAGCAACTCGTCGAGGCCGCGCGAGCGGCCCGGATCCACGACCACATCGTGTCCCTCCCCGACGGCTACGACACGGTGGTCGGAGAGCGCGGCCATCGCTTCTCGGGCGGCGAGAAGCAGCGGCTGGCCCTGGCGCGCACCATGCTGCGCAACCCACGCATCCTCATCCTCGACGAGGCCACCAGCGCTCTGGACACCCGCACCGAACACGCGGTGCAGCAAGCCATCGAAGCCCTGTCGGCCGGACGCACCACCATCACCATCGCGCACAGGCTGTCGACCGTGCGGGGCGCCGACCGGATCGTGGTCCTGCACGACGGACGCATCGTCGAGCAGGGCACCCACGAGGAGCTCGTGGAGCGTGACGGCAGGTACTCGGAGCTGGCACGTCGCGACGCCGAACCGATTCCGGTCGCCGTGTGA
- a CDS encoding IS30 family transposase — MDFEIRKVRTAQGPVKLRREREAYSRLVQQGYSNTEACRIVGVDRRTGNKWRNGRSADRRQKAAPPISAVAPPSGTSRYLREEERIHIADRLREKATVRAIAAELGRSPSTVSREIRRNRTDGARGRWHYRPHAAQARADARRPRPKSRKISENPELRAAVQAMLDEKWSPEQICHALRAQFPDRPEMHVVHETVYQALYVQGRGQLRRELAGALRSGRARRRPQRQANCRQPRFTTPMVMISERPAEIEDRAVPGHWEGDLIIGKDGKSAIGTLVERATRYVMLLHLPGDHGAESVLTSLTSTVQTLPAHLKRSLTWDQGSEMARHGEFTLATDIPVYFCDPASPWQRGSNENTNGLLRQYFPKGTDLSVHTPAHLAAVADQLNRRPRKTLGWETPAERLHKLLTA, encoded by the coding sequence ATGGACTTCGAGATCCGCAAGGTGCGGACCGCGCAGGGGCCTGTGAAGCTGCGCCGGGAGCGGGAGGCATACTCCCGGCTCGTGCAGCAGGGATACAGCAACACGGAAGCCTGCCGGATCGTCGGTGTTGACCGGCGAACCGGCAACAAGTGGCGTAACGGCCGCAGCGCCGACCGTCGGCAGAAGGCGGCACCACCGATTTCCGCGGTGGCGCCGCCTTCCGGCACGTCCAGGTACCTGCGCGAGGAGGAGCGGATCCACATCGCCGACCGGTTGCGGGAGAAGGCCACGGTGCGGGCGATCGCCGCGGAGCTGGGCCGCAGCCCGTCCACGGTCAGCCGGGAGATCCGCCGCAACCGAACGGACGGCGCACGCGGCCGGTGGCACTACCGCCCTCACGCAGCCCAGGCCCGCGCCGATGCACGCCGGCCCCGCCCCAAGAGCCGCAAGATCAGCGAGAACCCCGAGCTTCGGGCCGCTGTCCAGGCAATGCTGGACGAGAAGTGGAGCCCGGAGCAGATATGCCACGCTCTGCGGGCACAGTTCCCCGACCGGCCGGAGATGCACGTGGTCCACGAGACCGTCTACCAGGCCCTCTACGTCCAGGGCAGAGGCCAGCTGCGGCGCGAGCTCGCAGGCGCCCTGCGCTCCGGGCGGGCCCGCCGCAGGCCGCAGAGGCAGGCGAACTGCCGCCAGCCGCGTTTCACCACCCCGATGGTCATGATCAGCGAACGGCCCGCTGAGATCGAGGACCGGGCCGTGCCCGGTCACTGGGAGGGCGACCTGATCATCGGCAAGGACGGCAAGTCCGCGATCGGCACCCTGGTCGAACGCGCCACCCGCTACGTCATGCTCCTGCACCTGCCCGGCGACCACGGCGCCGAGAGCGTCCTGACCTCCCTGACATCCACCGTCCAGACCCTGCCCGCCCACCTGAAGCGGTCCCTGACCTGGGACCAGGGCAGTGAGATGGCCCGGCACGGCGAGTTCACCCTCGCCACCGACATCCCGGTCTACTTCTGCGACCCCGCCAGCCCCTGGCAGCGCGGCTCGAACGAGAACACCAACGGCCTGCTGCGGCAGTACTTCCCCAAGGGCACCGACCTGTCGGTCCACACCCCCGCGCACCTGGCCGCCGTCGCCGACCAGCTCAACCGCCGCCCACGCAAAACACTCGGCTGGGAAACCCCAGCCGAGCGCCTGCATAAACTGCTCACGGCCTGA
- a CDS encoding tetratricopeptide repeat protein, with protein MTTGTHTEDPAGDALAGLFDPAVAAALRTAFGDRLRQPYMRWQRGGYSGAVLARVLYTRPDGGDDHLIVKVLPTAEEAGEPDRHNRARASAPDFADRHMVLQPFLPLDLPDGRRIMFQSVEEDLSNTHTLDKIRTADLPEACAALVRLLLVDWNGADCRQVLRRPAPTVAEYLRDELRDALSPGRTAYTWADSRHLLSPDEDCVEMPDEPEPRLLPNPVTALRPDSVLGSATVDCLIGHTHGDLHQGNVLVPLRGGLSRADGRPALRLVDLSHYASDAPLSRDVVALVLSLCGDHLPSVEHGTRRGEAAEDLLELVLDPWREEPSGLLPQSLDASVRAVHRACHDILPPSHRESWHRHYLLSVLAGALVHLSYVRHGEWGRWWFFRLAARAAHAALRALRPDVRLPADPRRPPLICRFVPGAAHRQEPAEATPRPIHWLSTTGYGLLTAPGGLVGRQRETDAVRAFVAGSGPDTPAALVVRAVGGMGKSALVWNFLQTGLTEVQRREHSAFDVGVWWSFSDLGGEAGALVRSLAALGGPSSDSRTDSELSRALSVVQSRRCLLVFDALERQLSVYQHGEGPSRPGASGGSAGAGEEDTESGSGTGEGGLGLGIVDERVVALIQGVLSGGESRLLVNTRLVPSLLEKSRQVAHLDLGPLDTAESSLLSRRFGVSDDPVLATEIERLTGGHPLLTQIVCRALGSRLVTPSELATAVAHSGIPEQVTDEVAVTSAAVLEMVVTALSERERRTARVAASAADAWTTAEVHAMLRRLGDAAESTDTTEHTLSRLVGLGLMGRVTDSDGTARWSMHPVVKVALAREGDTGAVALAVLAELRAKGADVTPPRVRGLGDLRGPLEFFHALCDRADADPALHDAYDEAGSYYLRTLHTPLTFAIREHQERMTLLNRLWPHGMRSDSPLRTPQIRAGVHNAAALTYQWLGHNTRAAELLREALRTPGRGADPTAWSNLASVLLYTDALEEAGEAAVTAVRHALANAADTSVPLTYLALVLAQSGRPVEEVVRLRDRLGSAYPTQEWLALRDGDLALWAGEPERALRLGERSLALASTRRSGYTAPLIEAGRLTGQCLVELGLLDDALPLLEQALGRTRQFVLVQEELPIRIALARAYAPRDAQRALRLLAEGFDHRAEGEYRWFTAEAHATRGDILRDLGRTETAERHRARALALASRPTGWEYAPLLRRLNPSSLTDGERPLPAQVSALLGERT; from the coding sequence ATGACGACCGGCACCCATACCGAGGATCCGGCCGGCGACGCGCTTGCCGGACTGTTCGACCCTGCCGTCGCCGCAGCCCTGCGCACGGCGTTCGGCGACCGACTGCGGCAGCCCTACATGCGCTGGCAGCGCGGAGGCTACAGCGGCGCCGTGCTCGCGCGAGTCCTGTACACCCGGCCGGACGGTGGCGACGACCACCTGATCGTCAAGGTGCTGCCGACCGCCGAGGAGGCCGGTGAACCCGACCGGCACAACCGGGCACGGGCGTCGGCCCCGGACTTCGCCGACCGACACATGGTGCTTCAGCCCTTTCTGCCGCTGGACCTGCCGGACGGGCGCCGCATCATGTTCCAGTCGGTGGAGGAGGACCTTTCGAACACCCACACCCTGGACAAGATCCGGACTGCCGACCTGCCCGAGGCGTGTGCGGCCCTGGTCCGGCTGCTGCTCGTGGACTGGAACGGGGCCGACTGCCGGCAGGTCCTGCGCAGGCCCGCGCCGACGGTCGCCGAGTATCTGCGCGACGAATTGCGCGACGCCCTGTCCCCGGGCCGGACGGCGTACACATGGGCCGACTCCCGCCATCTCCTGTCGCCCGACGAGGACTGTGTCGAGATGCCCGACGAGCCGGAGCCGCGGCTGTTGCCCAACCCGGTGACAGCCCTGCGCCCGGACTCGGTACTCGGGTCCGCCACGGTCGACTGCCTGATCGGCCACACCCACGGGGACCTGCACCAGGGCAATGTGCTCGTCCCGCTGCGGGGCGGGCTCTCGCGGGCCGACGGACGTCCGGCGCTCCGCCTCGTCGACCTCTCGCACTACGCGTCCGATGCTCCCCTGAGCCGCGACGTCGTCGCGCTCGTGCTGTCACTGTGCGGCGACCACCTGCCGTCCGTGGAGCACGGCACCCGGCGCGGCGAGGCGGCGGAGGACCTGCTCGAGCTCGTCCTCGACCCGTGGCGGGAGGAGCCATCGGGGTTGCTGCCCCAGAGCCTGGACGCGTCGGTCCGGGCCGTCCACCGCGCCTGCCACGACATCCTGCCGCCGAGTCATCGCGAGTCCTGGCACCGGCACTACCTGCTGTCGGTCCTCGCCGGCGCCCTGGTCCACCTGTCCTATGTGAGGCACGGCGAGTGGGGACGCTGGTGGTTCTTCCGGCTGGCCGCACGGGCCGCGCACGCGGCACTCCGGGCACTGCGCCCGGATGTCAGGCTCCCGGCCGATCCCCGGCGCCCACCCCTGATCTGCCGCTTCGTTCCCGGCGCGGCACACCGGCAGGAGCCCGCCGAGGCGACGCCCCGGCCGATCCACTGGCTCTCGACGACCGGGTATGGGCTGCTGACGGCCCCCGGAGGGCTGGTCGGGCGACAGCGGGAGACGGATGCCGTCCGGGCCTTCGTGGCCGGCTCCGGCCCGGACACCCCCGCCGCGCTGGTGGTGCGGGCGGTGGGCGGCATGGGCAAGTCGGCCCTGGTGTGGAACTTTCTCCAGACCGGTCTCACCGAGGTGCAGCGGCGGGAGCACAGCGCTTTCGACGTAGGTGTGTGGTGGTCCTTCTCCGACCTGGGGGGCGAGGCCGGGGCCCTCGTCCGCTCCCTCGCCGCGCTCGGCGGCCCGTCTTCGGACTCGCGGACGGACTCCGAGCTGTCCCGCGCGCTGTCCGTGGTGCAGAGCCGTCGCTGTCTGCTGGTTTTCGACGCCCTCGAACGACAGTTGTCGGTCTATCAGCACGGTGAAGGACCGAGTCGGCCCGGTGCGAGCGGAGGGTCGGCCGGAGCCGGCGAGGAGGACACCGAGTCCGGAAGCGGAACCGGTGAGGGCGGCCTCGGCCTCGGTATCGTCGACGAGCGGGTCGTCGCCCTGATTCAGGGTGTGCTCTCCGGCGGCGAGTCCAGGCTCCTGGTCAACACCCGGCTGGTGCCGTCGCTGCTCGAGAAGTCCCGGCAGGTCGCCCACCTCGATCTCGGGCCTCTGGACACCGCGGAGAGCAGTCTGCTCAGCAGACGGTTCGGGGTGTCCGACGACCCGGTGCTCGCCACAGAGATCGAACGGCTGACCGGCGGTCACCCGCTCTTGACGCAGATCGTCTGCCGTGCTCTGGGCTCCCGCCTCGTCACTCCGAGCGAACTGGCCACGGCCGTCGCCCACAGCGGCATCCCGGAGCAGGTCACCGACGAGGTCGCCGTGACCAGTGCGGCGGTCCTCGAAATGGTCGTGACCGCCCTGTCGGAACGGGAACGCCGAACGGCCCGCGTGGCCGCCTCCGCCGCCGATGCCTGGACGACCGCCGAGGTGCACGCCATGCTGCGGCGGCTCGGCGACGCTGCCGAGAGCACCGACACGACGGAGCACACGCTCTCCAGGCTGGTCGGCCTCGGGTTGATGGGCAGGGTCACCGACAGCGACGGCACCGCCCGCTGGTCCATGCATCCGGTCGTCAAGGTGGCGCTGGCGCGCGAGGGCGACACCGGGGCGGTCGCCCTGGCCGTTCTCGCCGAGCTGCGGGCCAAGGGCGCGGACGTGACGCCGCCGCGCGTGCGCGGACTGGGGGACCTGCGTGGCCCGCTCGAGTTCTTCCACGCGCTGTGCGACCGGGCGGACGCCGACCCCGCTCTCCACGACGCCTACGACGAGGCCGGGTCGTACTACCTCCGCACGCTGCACACGCCGCTCACCTTCGCGATCCGCGAGCACCAGGAACGGATGACCCTACTCAACCGGCTGTGGCCGCACGGCATGCGGAGCGACAGCCCGTTGCGCACGCCCCAGATCCGGGCCGGTGTGCACAACGCCGCCGCGCTGACGTACCAGTGGCTGGGTCACAACACACGCGCCGCCGAACTGCTCCGGGAGGCACTGCGCACTCCCGGCCGCGGCGCCGACCCCACGGCGTGGAGCAACCTTGCCTCCGTCCTGCTCTACACCGACGCGCTGGAAGAGGCCGGCGAGGCCGCGGTGACCGCGGTGCGTCACGCGCTGGCCAACGCGGCGGACACCTCGGTGCCGCTGACCTACCTCGCCCTGGTCCTGGCGCAGAGCGGTCGCCCAGTGGAGGAGGTCGTACGGCTGCGGGACCGGCTCGGCAGCGCCTACCCGACGCAGGAGTGGCTCGCCCTGCGGGACGGGGACCTGGCACTGTGGGCGGGTGAACCCGAGCGGGCGCTGCGCCTGGGGGAGCGGTCCCTCGCTCTGGCGAGTACCCGCCGCAGCGGATACACCGCCCCGCTCATCGAGGCGGGCCGCCTTACCGGACAGTGCCTGGTTGAGCTCGGACTGCTGGACGACGCCCTGCCGCTGCTGGAGCAGGCCCTGGGCCGCACGCGGCAGTTCGTCCTGGTCCAAGAGGAACTCCCGATCCGTATCGCCCTGGCCCGGGCATATGCGCCGCGCGACGCGCAGCGGGCCCTGCGCCTGCTGGCCGAGGGCTTCGACCACCGCGCGGAGGGCGAGTACCGGTGGTTCACCGCCGAAGCCCACGCGACGCGCGGGGACATCCTGCGCGACCTGGGCCGCACGGAGACGGCGGAGCGACACCGCGCCCGGGCCCTGGCGCTGGCGTCCAGGCCGACGGGATGGGAGTACGCGCCGCTGCTGCGCCGACTGAATCCCTCCTCGCTCACGGACGGTGAACGCCCGCTGCCGGCCCAGGTGTCGGCGCTGCTCGGCGAGCGGACCTGA